The proteins below are encoded in one region of Tamandua tetradactyla isolate mTamTet1 chromosome 9, mTamTet1.pri, whole genome shotgun sequence:
- the LOC143646868 gene encoding uncharacterized protein LOC143646868 produces MGPNTDRGKEALDRYHQTLQAVAKKPTNLSWIYTVLDLKDAFFLLPLAMVPEFLRAVGYCRLCIPGFVEIAKPLYISTGGKKEALTWTETEHKAFKMLKQVLVSTPALTLTDLSKPFQLHIAET; encoded by the exons ATGGGGcccaacactgatagaggtaaggaggctcttGATCGGTATCACCAGACTCTACAAGCAGTGGCCAAGAAGCCGACCAACTTGTCTTGG AtctacactgttctggacttGAAGGATGCCTTCTTTTTGCTTCCCCTGGCCATG gtgccaGAATTCTTAAGAGCAGTTGGATATTGCCGGCTCTGTATTCCCGGGTTTGTAGAAATAGCCAAACCTCTGTACATTAGTACAGGGGGGAAGAAGGAAGCCCTAACCTGGACTGAGACTGAGCACAAAGCTTTCAAAATGCTCAAACAAGTGCTTGTGAGCACCCCCGCCTTAACCTTGACAGACCTGTCCAAACCTTTTCAGCTCCACATTGCTGAAACCTGA